A genomic stretch from Rhodobacterales bacterium HKCCA1288 includes:
- a CDS encoding NAD-dependent epimerase/dehydratase family protein yields MHILIIGGGGVVGQKLARSLAARGQLRGKAIRKITLADIVDPAMVEAPFDVECVACDISNPASVAATLGADVDVIYLLAAIVSAHAEEDFDAGLSINLMGTLNVLQRARELQTKPVVVFTSSIAVYGGEVPDPILDHSFLNPQTSYGAQKAMGELLVNDFSRKGYIDGRGFRLPTISVRPGKPNRAASSFMSSILREPLNGQEAICPVSDDFPHFYLSPRKCVENLIRGAEIEAAELGQNRCMMMPGKMWTIRQMIDAMTAVAGPEPAKLIRFEAQPAIQEIVKGWRFDLRPEKALKLGLSADESFEDNIRYYLEDDKPAA; encoded by the coding sequence ATGCATATTCTGATTATTGGCGGCGGCGGTGTCGTTGGGCAAAAATTGGCCCGATCCTTGGCCGCGCGCGGGCAGTTGCGGGGGAAAGCGATCCGCAAGATCACCTTGGCCGATATTGTCGACCCCGCCATGGTCGAGGCCCCGTTTGACGTGGAGTGCGTGGCCTGTGATATCAGCAACCCTGCCTCGGTCGCGGCCACGCTAGGGGCGGATGTGGATGTGATCTATCTGCTTGCTGCCATTGTATCTGCCCATGCAGAAGAAGATTTTGATGCAGGGCTGTCGATCAATTTGATGGGCACGCTGAACGTGTTGCAGCGCGCGCGCGAATTGCAGACGAAACCAGTAGTGGTCTTTACATCGTCCATCGCGGTTTACGGCGGCGAGGTGCCAGACCCGATTTTGGATCATAGTTTCCTCAACCCGCAAACCTCCTACGGGGCGCAAAAAGCCATGGGGGAATTGTTGGTCAATGATTTCAGCCGCAAAGGCTATATTGATGGGCGTGGCTTCCGTTTGCCCACCATATCGGTGCGGCCTGGCAAACCCAATCGTGCCGCGTCTAGCTTCATGTCATCGATTTTGCGCGAGCCACTAAATGGGCAAGAGGCAATTTGCCCTGTCAGCGATGATTTCCCGCATTTCTATCTGTCACCGCGCAAATGTGTCGAAAACCTTATTCGCGGGGCTGAGATTGAGGCCGCTGAATTGGGCCAAAACCGCTGCATGATGATGCCGGGCAAGATGTGGACAATCCGCCAGATGATTGACGCGATGACGGCTGTCGCGGGGCCTGAGCCTGCCAAGCTAATCCGTTTTGAGGCGCAGCCCGCCATCCAAGAGATCGTCAAAGGGTGGCGGTTTGATTTGCGCCCTGAAAAGGCGCTCAAATTGGGTCTAAGTGCCGATGAAAGTTTCGAGGATAATATTCGCTATTATCTCGAAGACGATAAGCCCGCTGCCTAA
- a CDS encoding sugar kinase, giving the protein MVELSDQGGGLYRRGFAGDTFNTAWYARRILPPSWSVAYGSCIGADAASGEMQAFMAAGGIDMDALRVIPERTVGLYMISLDQGERSFSYWRSQSAARCLADDPAWLQATLAGRDVIYFSGITLAILSPEGRASLCAALARARTEGALIAFDTNLRPRLWEDHATMQAGMMAGAAVADIILPSFDEEQILFEGATATDTIARYRKAGAHIIALKDGAGDVQLWDDAGGVRVLPCRPVDQVVDSTAAGDSFGAAFVAHVAQGRALEEAALAAMQLAGQVIQCRGALVPQIFEGET; this is encoded by the coding sequence ATGGTCGAGCTGTCCGATCAGGGCGGCGGCCTCTATCGGCGTGGCTTTGCGGGGGATACATTCAACACTGCATGGTATGCGCGCCGCATTTTGCCGCCCTCATGGTCGGTCGCCTATGGCAGTTGCATCGGGGCAGATGCGGCCTCGGGCGAGATGCAGGCCTTTATGGCCGCAGGTGGCATCGATATGGATGCGCTGCGCGTGATCCCCGAGCGCACAGTGGGGCTATATATGATCAGCCTTGATCAGGGCGAACGCAGCTTTTCTTATTGGCGCAGTCAATCTGCCGCGCGCTGCCTCGCCGATGATCCCGCATGGCTTCAGGCCACTTTGGCGGGGCGCGATGTGATCTATTTCTCGGGCATCACCCTCGCAATTCTTTCGCCTGAGGGACGCGCGTCCCTATGTGCCGCTTTAGCGCGGGCGCGCACAGAGGGGGCCTTGATCGCCTTTGACACGAACCTTCGCCCCCGTTTGTGGGAGGATCACGCGACCATGCAAGCGGGCATGATGGCGGGCGCGGCTGTGGCCGATATTATTTTGCCATCATTCGATGAAGAGCAAATCCTGTTCGAGGGCGCGACAGCTACAGACACGATTGCCCGCTATCGCAAGGCAGGGGCGCATATCATCGCGCTCAAAGATGGCGCAGGGGATGTGCAATTGTGGGATGATGCAGGCGGGGTGCGTGTTTTGCCCTGTAGGCCCGTAGACCAAGTGGTCGACAGCACCGCCGCAGGTGACAGTTTCGGCGCGGCTTTCGTGGCCCATGTGGCGCAGGGTCGCGCCTTAGAGGAGGCGGCATTGGCCGCGATGCAGCTTGCGGGTCAGGTGATCCAATGTCGCGGGGCCTTGGTGCCACAGATTTTTGAGGGAGAAACGTAA
- a CDS encoding fumarylacetoacetate hydrolase family protein — protein MISTKDFDPKGIYVGRVWRPDLGPALVRLEGGDVVDITSRACPTMHDLLEGDHPAETARAAKGEVICGLDDLVASSLAAAQTGDANALRLLAPPDLQAIKASGVTFAESMVERVIEEQAAGNADLADGIRARVKAVIGDSLSGIKPGSDAAMKVKSVLQEEGLWSQYLEVGIGPDAEVFTKSQPMGSVGYGALVGLHPMSSWNNPEPEIVLAINSKGTIVGATLGNDVNLRDVEGRSALLLGKAKDNNASCSIGPFLRLFDDSFSLDDVRTAELSMRVEGTDGFVLEGHSSMTKISRDPADIVAQTIGRHHQYPDGFFLFLGTMFAPVKDRDAAGQGFTHHGDDVVTITEARLGSLQNTVRLSTECPEWCFGTAALMRNLAQRGLI, from the coding sequence ATGATTTCCACAAAAGATTTTGATCCAAAAGGAATTTATGTGGGCCGCGTCTGGCGTCCTGATCTTGGGCCTGCGCTTGTGCGGCTTGAGGGGGGGGATGTGGTTGATATCACGAGCCGTGCCTGCCCCACCATGCATGACCTTCTTGAAGGCGATCATCCTGCGGAAACCGCCCGTGCTGCCAAGGGCGAGGTGATCTGCGGTCTTGACGATCTGGTCGCAAGCAGCCTTGCTGCCGCGCAAACGGGTGATGCCAATGCCTTGCGCCTTTTGGCCCCACCTGATTTGCAGGCGATCAAAGCCTCTGGCGTGACCTTCGCCGAAAGCATGGTTGAGCGCGTGATAGAGGAACAGGCGGCAGGCAATGCAGATTTGGCTGACGGGATCCGCGCCCGTGTAAAGGCGGTGATTGGCGACAGTTTGTCGGGCATTAAGCCCGGATCAGACGCAGCGATGAAGGTGAAATCGGTTCTTCAAGAGGAGGGGCTTTGGTCGCAATATCTAGAGGTCGGCATTGGCCCTGACGCCGAAGTTTTCACCAAATCCCAACCAATGGGGTCGGTGGGCTATGGTGCCCTTGTGGGGCTGCACCCGATGTCCAGTTGGAATAACCCCGAGCCTGAGATTGTTTTGGCGATCAATTCTAAGGGCACGATTGTTGGGGCCACGCTTGGCAACGATGTCAATCTGCGCGATGTCGAAGGGCGCTCTGCGCTGCTGTTGGGGAAGGCCAAGGACAATAATGCTTCCTGTTCAATCGGCCCCTTCCTGCGCCTGTTTGATGACAGCTTTAGCCTTGATGATGTCCGAACGGCGGAGCTGTCCATGCGGGTTGAGGGCACGGATGGGTTCGTTCTGGAAGGGCATTCTTCCATGACCAAGATCAGCCGCGACCCCGCTGATATCGTGGCCCAGACCATTGGGCGGCATCACCAATATCCTGACGGGTTTTTCCTGTTCTTGGGCACGATGTTTGCCCCTGTCAAAGATCGTGACGCGGCGGGTCAAGGCTTTACCCATCACGGGGATGATGTGGTGACGATCACCGAAGCGCGGCTCGGATCTTTGCAAAACACGGTGCGGCTGTCGACCGAATGCCCTGAATGGTGCTTTGGCACGGCAGCCTTGATGCGCAATTTGGCACAGCGCGGATTGATTTAA
- a CDS encoding FAD-binding protein, which produces MADHSQTIVALRDLLGDRLVTTAADLTLHGQNETYYPNTPPDAVAYPETTEEVSQILKICHAQGCPVVAYGAASSLEGQHLAVAGGISLDMSRMTRVLSLDAEDLKVTVQPGITRKALNEELRATGLFFSVDPGADASVGGMAATRASGTTAVRYGTMRENVLALEGVMADGTIIRAGSGARKSATGYDLAHLLIGSEGTLGIITELTLKLHGVPEAIAAATCRFPSVEDAVNCVILTIQSGIPMARIELVDEMMVRGFNAYAKSDFPEIPHLFLEFHGTDAGVKEQMEAFSDIAGEFGADGFETATTTEARNALWAIRHNSHYASAALGQGGHIWPTDVCVPISKLAEAVLQAQRDAKSMGLTATIVGHVGDGNFHAGLSVDPNDPDEMERAEKFTTALAETALRLGGTVSGEHGIGLGKVKFMNAEHGAAVAYMRAIKTAFDPKNILNPNKMFPAQ; this is translated from the coding sequence ATGGCGGATCATTCACAGACCATTGTTGCATTGCGCGATTTGTTGGGCGATCGCTTGGTCACGACCGCGGCTGATTTGACCTTGCATGGCCAAAACGAGACTTATTATCCCAATACGCCGCCCGATGCGGTCGCCTATCCTGAGACGACCGAGGAAGTATCGCAAATCCTCAAAATTTGTCATGCGCAGGGATGCCCTGTGGTGGCTTATGGCGCGGCCTCGTCCCTTGAGGGTCAGCATCTTGCCGTTGCAGGGGGGATCAGCTTGGATATGTCGCGCATGACGCGCGTGCTTTCCTTGGATGCCGAAGATCTGAAGGTGACTGTGCAGCCTGGCATTACGCGCAAAGCCCTGAACGAGGAATTGCGCGCAACGGGGTTGTTTTTCTCGGTCGATCCCGGCGCAGATGCGTCAGTCGGGGGGATGGCCGCCACCCGCGCCTCTGGCACAACCGCGGTGCGCTACGGAACGATGCGCGAGAACGTCCTTGCCCTTGAGGGCGTGATGGCCGATGGCACGATTATCCGCGCAGGATCGGGGGCGCGCAAATCTGCGACTGGCTATGACCTTGCCCATCTGTTGATTGGCTCAGAAGGCACGCTGGGTATTATCACGGAATTGACCCTGAAATTGCACGGCGTCCCCGAGGCAATCGCGGCTGCAACCTGCCGTTTTCCAAGCGTTGAGGATGCGGTCAATTGTGTGATCTTAACGATCCAGTCGGGTATCCCCATGGCGCGGATTGAATTGGTGGATGAGATGATGGTGCGCGGCTTTAACGCCTATGCAAAATCAGATTTCCCCGAAATCCCGCATTTATTTTTGGAATTTCACGGCACCGATGCGGGCGTCAAGGAGCAGATGGAGGCCTTCTCGGATATCGCGGGGGAGTTTGGCGCAGATGGGTTTGAGACAGCCACCACCACCGAAGCGCGCAATGCCCTTTGGGCGATCCGCCATAATTCCCATTATGCCAGTGCGGCCTTAGGGCAGGGCGGCCATATCTGGCCCACGGATGTATGCGTGCCGATCTCAAAACTGGCAGAGGCCGTGTTACAGGCGCAACGCGATGCAAAATCCATGGGGCTGACCGCAACGATTGTTGGCCATGTTGGCGATGGAAATTTCCACGCAGGTCTTAGTGTTGATCCCAATGATCCAGATGAAATGGAGCGGGCCGAAAAATTCACCACGGCCTTGGCTGAAACTGCGCTGCGCTTGGGGGGCACTGTTTCAGGTGAGCATGGGATTGGCCTTGGTAAGGTCAAATTCATGAATGCCGAACATGGCGCAGCGGTGGCTTATATGCGGGCGATCAAAACCGCATTTGACCCCAAGAATATCCTCAATCCAAACAAGATGTTTCCAGCGCAATAG
- a CDS encoding mandelate racemase/muconate lactonizing enzyme family protein, which yields MKITKLETIRVAERPNLLWLHVHTDEGVTGLGETFFGAGAVEAYIHDTLAPLVIGEDPLRIEYLARKLEGYLGWRSTGAEARANSAFDIALWDLWGKATGQPVAQLLGGFTRDSIRTYNTCAGNDYIKKDEGQNTRNFGLGAGDQYDDLNAFLHRADELAHSLLEEGITAMKIWPFDAAAEANEGAHISAAELKSALLPFEKIRNAVGDQMDIMVEFHSLWQLTPAIRIARALQPYQTYWHEDPIRMDNFAALTRYAKESPAPVCASETLNGIGAFRDLLAAQAAGIVMLDLSWCGGLTAARKIAAMAEAEKLPVAPHDCTGPVVLAASTHLSLSAPNALIQESVRAFYKGWYADIVTGLPEVKDGHISVSRAAGLGMELIPDLDRAFTTARRVSQ from the coding sequence ATGAAAATCACCAAATTAGAAACCATCCGCGTTGCAGAGCGGCCCAACTTGTTGTGGCTGCATGTGCATACGGATGAAGGTGTGACGGGCCTTGGCGAGACATTTTTTGGGGCAGGCGCGGTAGAAGCCTATATTCATGACACACTTGCCCCTTTGGTCATTGGCGAAGATCCGTTGCGCATTGAATATCTTGCGCGCAAATTGGAAGGGTATCTGGGCTGGCGCTCGACTGGGGCAGAGGCGCGGGCCAATTCTGCCTTTGATATTGCGCTTTGGGATTTGTGGGGGAAGGCCACAGGCCAACCCGTGGCGCAGCTTTTGGGCGGGTTCACCCGTGACAGTATCCGCACCTATAATACCTGCGCGGGCAATGACTATATCAAGAAAGACGAAGGGCAGAACACGCGCAATTTTGGCTTGGGCGCGGGCGATCAATATGATGATCTGAATGCTTTTTTGCATCGCGCTGATGAATTGGCCCACTCCCTTTTGGAGGAGGGGATAACGGCGATGAAAATATGGCCCTTTGATGCGGCAGCCGAAGCCAATGAAGGGGCGCATATTTCTGCGGCGGAATTAAAATCCGCGCTGTTGCCTTTTGAGAAAATCCGCAATGCCGTGGGCGATCAGATGGATATCATGGTTGAATTCCACTCGTTGTGGCAATTGACACCTGCGATCCGTATCGCGCGTGCGCTTCAACCTTATCAAACCTATTGGCATGAAGACCCAATCCGCATGGATAATTTTGCGGCCCTTACCCGCTATGCCAAGGAAAGCCCCGCACCCGTTTGTGCCTCTGAGACATTAAACGGGATTGGCGCCTTTCGTGACCTCTTGGCCGCGCAAGCGGCGGGGATTGTGATGCTGGATTTGTCATGGTGTGGGGGGTTGACCGCTGCGCGCAAAATCGCCGCGATGGCAGAGGCGGAGAAACTGCCCGTGGCCCCGCATGATTGCACGGGGCCTGTGGTCTTGGCAGCCTCAACGCATTTGTCGCTTTCGGCCCCCAATGCCCTGATCCAAGAGAGCGTGCGCGCCTTTTATAAAGGATGGTATGCAGATATCGTCACGGGTTTGCCTGAGGTGAAAGACGGTCATATTTCCGTCAGCCGTGCCGCGGGCTTGGGCATGGAATTGATCCCTGATCTTGACCGCGCTTTCACCACTGCGCGCCGTGTGTCGCAATGA
- a CDS encoding LysE family translocator, producing the protein MLTFALAVILLIITPGPGVLSTAGFGAAYGFKPSLRYVLGLFIGTNLVMLAVVSGLAAVVLSVPWLRVVLMGASVAYLLYLAAKIGFAGAKIAFIEAAAPPGILGGILLQAINPKAYAVNTSLMTGFGFAPDNLVFEITMKILIANAIWIPIHLAWLWAGVTLHRLDLPSRTQRIINIFMALAMLGVVGLALWSSFGGQG; encoded by the coding sequence GTGCTGACCTTTGCGCTTGCTGTCATCTTGCTCATCATCACGCCTGGGCCCGGTGTTCTTAGCACCGCGGGCTTTGGCGCGGCTTATGGGTTCAAGCCCTCGCTGCGCTATGTTTTGGGCCTGTTCATCGGCACGAATTTGGTGATGTTGGCGGTCGTGTCTGGATTGGCGGCGGTGGTTTTGTCGGTGCCATGGTTGCGCGTGGTGCTGATGGGGGCCTCGGTGGCCTATCTGCTCTATCTTGCGGCGAAGATTGGTTTTGCGGGCGCAAAAATCGCGTTCATCGAGGCGGCTGCCCCGCCGGGCATCTTGGGGGGTATTTTGCTGCAAGCGATCAACCCAAAGGCCTATGCCGTCAACACATCGCTGATGACGGGTTTTGGGTTTGCGCCCGATAATTTGGTCTTTGAGATCACCATGAAAATCCTGATTGCCAACGCAATTTGGATCCCGATCCATCTGGCGTGGCTTTGGGCAGGGGTGACGCTGCATCGCCTTGATCTGCCGTCTCGCACCCAGCGGATCATCAATATTTTCATGGCATTGGCCATGCTTGGCGTGGTCGGTTTGGCGCTATGGTCAAGTTTCGGAGGTCAGGGATGA
- a CDS encoding L-idonate 5-dehydrogenase encodes MAQALFVHGSGDLRLGPCETANPAAGEVQVALRRGGICGSDLHYFNHGGFGTVRLREPMILGHEVAGEITEIGPDVTGLAVGDLVAISPSRPCFACVECKRGLPNQCLNMRFYGSAMPFPHIQGAFREVITARAENCIKADGLSAAEAAMAEPLAVALHATRRAGNLVGQRVLVTGCGPIGVLAIMAARRAGAGEIIATDISDTMLDYARKAGADTCLNTARDPEALSPYAEGKGTVDVLFECSGAQVALVSALPAIRPQGRLVQLGMSGDMQLPMMQITARELQLMGSFRFHEEFAMAVRMMQNGLIDTRPLITHSFAWAEFAAAFAMANDRTQAMKVQLEFGPC; translated from the coding sequence TTGGCACAAGCGCTATTCGTGCATGGCTCTGGCGATCTGCGCCTTGGCCCCTGTGAAACGGCCAATCCCGCGGCGGGCGAGGTGCAAGTTGCGCTGCGCCGAGGCGGGATTTGCGGGTCTGATTTGCACTATTTCAACCATGGCGGCTTTGGCACAGTGCGCCTGCGCGAGCCGATGATTTTGGGTCATGAGGTGGCGGGCGAGATCACTGAAATTGGGCCAGATGTAACGGGCTTGGCGGTTGGGGATTTGGTTGCAATCTCACCCTCGCGCCCCTGTTTCGCTTGTGTTGAATGCAAGCGCGGATTGCCCAATCAATGCCTGAACATGCGGTTTTACGGATCGGCTATGCCGTTCCCCCATATCCAAGGTGCGTTTCGCGAGGTGATCACGGCGCGCGCAGAAAACTGTATCAAGGCCGATGGTTTGAGTGCTGCCGAGGCTGCAATGGCCGAACCTTTGGCCGTTGCGCTGCACGCAACCCGCCGCGCAGGGAACCTTGTGGGGCAGCGCGTGTTGGTGACGGGCTGCGGCCCGATTGGCGTTTTGGCCATTATGGCTGCGCGCCGCGCGGGTGCAGGCGAAATCATTGCCACCGATATAAGCGACACGATGCTGGACTATGCGCGCAAAGCGGGGGCAGATACCTGCCTGAACACGGCGCGCGACCCAGAGGCGCTGAGCCCCTATGCCGAAGGCAAAGGCACGGTTGATGTGCTGTTCGAATGTTCGGGCGCACAAGTGGCCCTTGTTTCTGCGCTGCCCGCAATCCGCCCCCAAGGCCGTCTTGTGCAATTGGGAATGTCTGGGGATATGCAGCTTCCTATGATGCAGATCACTGCGCGTGAATTGCAGTTGATGGGCTCGTTCCGCTTCCATGAAGAATTCGCAATGGCCGTGCGGATGATGCAAAACGGGCTGATCGACACGCGGCCCCTGATTACCCACAGCTTTGCATGGGCGGAATTTGCGGCGGCTTTTGCGATGGCCAATGACCGCACGCAGGCCATGAAAGTGCAATTGGAGTTTGGCCCGTGCTGA
- a CDS encoding glucose 1-dehydrogenase, producing MKLFDLSGRRALITGSSMGIGFALAKGLSAAGAQVVLNARNAERLEEAAEKLRATGANVLTLAFDVTDATAARQAIDTFEADTGAIDILVNNAGMQHRAPLEDFPADAFDRLMRTNVNSVFYVAQAVARHMIARGKGRIINIASVQTALARPSIAPYTASKGAVANLTKGMATDWAKYGLNCNAIAPGYFNTPLNAALVADPEFSAWLEKRTPAGRWGEVDELVGACVFLSAEASSFVNGHTLFVDGGITASL from the coding sequence ATGAAGCTGTTTGACCTAAGCGGGCGGCGCGCCTTGATTACAGGTTCCTCAATGGGGATTGGATTTGCCTTGGCCAAGGGCCTCAGCGCGGCAGGGGCGCAGGTGGTGCTCAATGCCCGCAATGCAGAGCGCCTTGAAGAAGCAGCCGAAAAGCTGCGCGCGACTGGCGCAAATGTTTTGACATTGGCCTTTGATGTCACCGATGCCACCGCAGCGCGCCAAGCGATTGATACATTCGAGGCCGACACAGGCGCGATTGATATTTTGGTGAATAACGCAGGCATGCAGCATCGTGCACCGCTTGAGGATTTTCCCGCCGATGCCTTCGACCGTTTGATGCGCACAAATGTGAATTCAGTTTTTTATGTTGCCCAAGCCGTGGCCCGCCACATGATCGCACGCGGCAAAGGCCGCATCATCAATATTGCAAGCGTGCAAACCGCCCTCGCCCGCCCCTCTATCGCCCCCTACACGGCGTCTAAGGGTGCGGTTGCGAACCTCACCAAAGGTATGGCGACCGATTGGGCAAAATACGGGCTGAACTGCAATGCCATTGCGCCTGGCTATTTTAACACCCCCCTCAACGCGGCGCTTGTCGCTGACCCTGAATTCTCCGCATGGCTTGAAAAGCGCACCCCTGCAGGCCGTTGGGGGGAGGTCGATGAATTGGTGGGCGCTTGCGTATTTTTATCTGCGGAGGCGTCCAGTTTCGTGAACGGCCATACGCTCTTTGTCGATGGCGGCATCACCGCAAGCCTATAG
- a CDS encoding NAD(P)-dependent oxidoreductase, translated as MTQKPVIGFIGVGFMGHGMAKNILKGGYELWILGNRNRAPVESLLSMGAKEAASPQDMAAKCDIIHLCLSNSPQVEAVITGESGIIAGARKGLIVIDTTTADPTSTLAMAEKLAEVGAHMVDAPLGRTPKEAEEGMLDAMVGCDAALFDQVHPVIDCWAGTITRIGEVGTGHKMKLLMNFLGAAYSALYSEATVLGAAVGISPHAFREVIAPSRLGSGFFGTFMQYVCDRDENAHKFSIANLSKDIRYVNAMATDAGVMNVMASAARHYFTHAEAIGKGGDFVPMLSDHIGNLNGMDLAAEVAKGKK; from the coding sequence ATGACACAAAAACCCGTTATCGGTTTTATCGGCGTAGGTTTCATGGGCCATGGGATGGCGAAAAACATCCTAAAGGGCGGGTATGAGCTGTGGATCTTGGGCAACCGCAACCGCGCGCCTGTCGAAAGCTTGCTCAGCATGGGTGCGAAAGAGGCCGCATCGCCCCAAGACATGGCCGCAAAATGCGATATCATCCATCTGTGCCTGTCCAACTCGCCCCAAGTCGAAGCGGTGATCACGGGCGAAAGTGGCATCATCGCAGGCGCGCGCAAAGGTTTAATTGTGATCGACACGACCACCGCTGATCCAACCTCAACATTGGCCATGGCAGAAAAGCTGGCAGAGGTTGGCGCGCATATGGTCGATGCCCCGTTGGGCCGAACGCCCAAAGAGGCAGAGGAAGGGATGCTTGACGCGATGGTGGGCTGCGATGCGGCGCTGTTTGATCAAGTGCATCCCGTCATTGATTGCTGGGCTGGCACCATCACGCGCATCGGCGAGGTGGGCACGGGCCATAAGATGAAGCTCTTGATGAATTTCTTGGGCGCGGCCTATTCGGCGCTCTATTCTGAGGCGACTGTTTTGGGCGCGGCCGTTGGCATCTCGCCCCATGCGTTTCGCGAAGTGATTGCGCCCAGTCGCCTTGGGTCGGGATTTTTTGGCACGTTCATGCAATATGTCTGCGACAGAGACGAGAATGCACATAAATTCTCGATTGCGAACCTGTCGAAGGACATCCGCTATGTGAATGCGATGGCAACGGATGCAGGCGTGATGAATGTCATGGCCTCTGCCGCGCGGCATTATTTCACCCATGCCGAAGCCATCGGAAAAGGCGGGGATTTTGTCCCGATGCTGTCGGATCACATTGGCAACTTAAACGGAATGGATTTGGCCGCAGAAGTGGCCAAAGGCAAAAAGTAA
- a CDS encoding phytanoyl-CoA dioxygenase family protein produces the protein MLSKDEIASYHKNGYLMVEDAVSPSQLDELRRLTAQFIEASRDVRESNAVYDLDKGHGPDTPRLTRIKIPHKQHPYFWEVLRNSRMTEVLASLLGPDTAIITSKLNTKAPGGGAAVEWHQDWAFYPHTNDDLLAFGLMLEDVDAANGPLMVIPETHRGPILDHSMNGVFAGAINPDDPLFERDKIVTLTGKAGSMTVHHARILHGSAPNVSDRPRYILFYEIAKADAWPILGAASYIHELGQRRFWEDLQERIITGKACLTPRLETVPVRMPLPPAPDNSSIFKTQESAGAKSAFR, from the coding sequence ATGCTGTCCAAAGACGAGATCGCATCCTACCACAAAAATGGCTATCTGATGGTGGAGGATGCGGTCAGCCCCTCCCAATTGGATGAACTGCGCCGCTTGACCGCGCAGTTTATCGAAGCGTCACGCGATGTGCGCGAAAGCAACGCGGTCTATGATCTCGATAAGGGCCACGGGCCAGACACCCCGCGTCTGACGCGGATCAAGATCCCGCATAAGCAGCACCCCTATTTCTGGGAGGTGCTGCGCAATTCGCGCATGACCGAGGTATTGGCGAGCCTGCTTGGCCCTGATACGGCCATCATCACCTCTAAGCTCAACACAAAGGCACCAGGCGGTGGCGCGGCGGTGGAATGGCACCAAGATTGGGCTTTCTATCCACATACGAATGATGACCTTCTGGCCTTTGGTCTGATGCTTGAGGATGTGGACGCGGCCAATGGCCCGTTGATGGTGATCCCTGAAACCCATCGCGGGCCAATTTTGGATCACAGCATGAACGGGGTTTTTGCAGGGGCGATCAATCCCGATGATCCGCTGTTTGAGCGCGACAAGATCGTGACTTTGACAGGGAAAGCGGGATCAATGACGGTGCATCACGCCCGCATTCTGCACGGATCGGCCCCGAATGTCAGCGATAGACCGCGCTATATTCTATTCTATGAAATCGCCAAAGCAGATGCATGGCCGATCCTTGGCGCTGCGTCTTATATCCACGAATTGGGGCAGCGGCGCTTTTGGGAGGATTTGCAGGAGCGCATCATCACGGGCAAGGCCTGCCTCACACCGCGCCTCGAAACAGTGCCTGTGCGCATGCCTTTACCGCCTGCGCCTGACAATAGCTCAATTTTCAAAACGCAAGAAAGCGCAGGCGCCAAAAGCGCCTTTCGCTAA
- a CDS encoding SDR family oxidoreductase — MTKAESKIDLSGLCAVVTGGAQGIGYAVAARLLRSGASVALWDINGDLNDKAVAQLSSLGSVQAFGCNVSDYASVEAAAQATEAALGRIDILVNSAGIAGANAVVEDYSNDEFRRVVEINLLGTYFTNKAVIAGMKARNFGRIVNIASIAGKEGNPNASAYSASKAGVIGFTKSLGKECAGHDIAVNCVTPAAARTAIFDQMTEEHINYMLSKIPRNRFLEVDEAAAMIAWLVSPENSFTTASVFDLSGGRATY, encoded by the coding sequence ATGACAAAAGCAGAAAGCAAAATCGACCTCAGCGGTTTGTGCGCGGTGGTGACAGGCGGGGCCCAAGGGATTGGCTATGCGGTGGCCGCGCGCCTTTTACGCTCAGGCGCATCTGTGGCGCTTTGGGACATCAATGGTGATTTGAACGACAAGGCGGTGGCACAGCTTTCCAGCCTTGGGTCGGTGCAGGCCTTTGGCTGTAACGTCAGCGATTATGCATCGGTTGAGGCAGCCGCACAGGCAACCGAGGCCGCATTGGGCCGTATCGACATTCTGGTCAACAGCGCGGGCATTGCTGGGGCAAACGCGGTGGTTGAGGATTACAGCAATGACGAGTTCCGCCGCGTGGTCGAAATCAATTTGCTCGGCACCTATTTCACCAACAAGGCGGTTATCGCGGGGATGAAGGCGCGTAATTTTGGCCGCATCGTCAATATCGCCTCTATCGCAGGCAAAGAGGGCAACCCCAATGCCAGCGCCTATAGCGCCTCAAAGGCGGGGGTGATTGGCTTTACCAAATCCTTGGGCAAGGAATGTGCAGGCCACGATATTGCGGTGAATTGCGTCACACCTGCGGCCGCGCGCACGGCGATTTTTGACCAGATGACGGAAGAGCATATCAATTACATGCTCTCAAAAATCCCGCGCAATCGCTTCCTCGAGGTGGATGAGGCCGCCGCCATGATTGCATGGCTTGTCAGCCCCGAAAATTCCTTCACCACCGCATCGGTGTTCGATCTGTCAGGGGGACGCGCGACCTATTAA